In the Kribbella sp. NBC_00482 genome, one interval contains:
- a CDS encoding DUF4440 domain-containing protein: MSTAQSHPDTVKAELDELMRLFFSAFTNTDGPPRTDRIHEVCIPRATIISQTGDQSVVYDLDSFIAPRQQILTDGTLTEFSEWEVSERTEIYGSIAHRFSEYRKSGIHNGERIKGGGHKTTQFVRTPTGWRISSIAWEDDDPATQK, from the coding sequence ATGTCCACCGCCCAAAGCCACCCCGACACCGTCAAAGCCGAACTCGACGAACTGATGCGCCTGTTCTTCAGCGCCTTCACCAACACCGACGGTCCACCTCGCACCGACCGCATCCACGAGGTATGCATTCCCCGAGCAACGATCATCAGCCAGACCGGAGACCAGTCGGTCGTCTACGACCTCGACTCCTTCATCGCACCCCGCCAGCAGATCCTCACCGACGGCACGCTGACCGAGTTCTCCGAGTGGGAGGTCAGCGAACGCACCGAGATCTACGGCTCGATCGCCCACCGGTTCAGCGAGTACCGCAAGTCCGGCATCCACAACGGCGAGCGGATCAAGGGCGGCGGCCACAAAACCACCCAGTTCGTCCGCACCCCGACCGGCTGGCGCATCAGCTCAATCGCCTGGGAAGACGACGACCCCGCCACGCAGAAGTGA
- a CDS encoding TetR/AcrR family transcriptional regulator: MPRRSSRRTEICDAALTLAAEGGNHALTHQKIDKELGIAQGSTSYYFRTREQLVEATIRHLTDVTRDAFAAAQDERRVAEVTTATAAAFMAKYVDTLLGPRRRDALARYALSPDAIDDEELRNALAACLFGLEPATELMKSLGAPRPTRAARDLLSLLEGLLFDRLYGARAAITPGTRASLNDLRRPIALWLEALRNEQ; encoded by the coding sequence ATGCCCCGACGTTCGAGTCGCCGTACCGAGATCTGTGACGCCGCGCTGACCCTCGCGGCCGAGGGCGGCAATCACGCGCTCACCCATCAGAAGATCGACAAGGAGCTCGGCATCGCGCAGGGCTCGACGTCGTACTATTTCCGCACCCGCGAGCAACTCGTCGAAGCCACGATCAGGCACCTCACCGACGTGACCCGCGACGCCTTCGCGGCCGCCCAGGACGAGCGCCGCGTAGCCGAGGTGACGACGGCCACGGCGGCCGCGTTCATGGCCAAGTACGTCGACACGCTGCTCGGGCCGCGTCGCCGCGACGCACTCGCCCGCTACGCGCTGAGCCCGGACGCCATCGACGACGAAGAACTCCGTAACGCCCTCGCCGCCTGCCTCTTCGGTCTCGAACCGGCCACCGAACTGATGAAATCACTCGGAGCGCCCCGCCCGACCCGCGCCGCACGCGACCTCCTCAGCCTGCTCGAAGGCCTCCTCTTCGACCGCCTGTACGGCGCCCGCGCCGCCATCACACCGGGCACCCGAGCCAGCCTCAACGACCTCCGCCGCCCAATCGCACTCTGGCTCGAGGCCCTCCGCAATGAACAGTGA
- a CDS encoding NmrA/HSCARG family protein: protein MSKLIAVVGATGAQGGALVRAILADPSGEFTVRALTRNPASGAAKDLATAGAEVVAADLDDEASIRAAFDGAYGAFVVTNYWAPLSADEEAARTRAEMELAQAEIAARAARDAGVQHLVWSTLEDTRPFFAGRDDVPSLDDGRYKVPHFDAKGEADELFTKYGVPTTFLRTTFYFDAFVTALPPTRNADGTLTITLPMGDQRLSGIASDDIGRSAFAILKRPDLIGQTVSVAGDHLTGHEYAAALTKALGEQVTYYAPTFEEYRTYPFPMAVEMSNMFQFYAENHDEFTGNRDLSNVRELNPALESFEKWLDLHKADLLAATK, encoded by the coding sequence ATGAGCAAGCTGATCGCCGTCGTCGGAGCCACCGGAGCACAGGGCGGCGCGCTGGTCCGCGCGATCCTGGCGGATCCGTCGGGCGAGTTCACCGTCCGGGCGCTGACCCGGAACCCGGCCTCCGGCGCCGCGAAGGACCTCGCCACCGCGGGCGCCGAAGTGGTTGCCGCCGACCTCGACGACGAGGCGAGCATCCGGGCCGCGTTCGACGGCGCGTACGGCGCGTTCGTGGTGACGAACTACTGGGCGCCGCTGAGCGCGGACGAGGAGGCGGCCCGGACGCGCGCCGAGATGGAGCTGGCCCAGGCCGAGATCGCCGCGCGGGCCGCCCGCGACGCCGGCGTACAGCACCTGGTCTGGTCGACGCTCGAGGACACCCGCCCGTTCTTCGCCGGGCGCGACGACGTACCGAGTCTGGACGACGGCCGCTACAAGGTCCCCCACTTCGACGCGAAGGGCGAGGCCGACGAGCTGTTCACGAAGTACGGCGTACCGACGACGTTCCTGCGGACCACGTTCTACTTCGACGCGTTCGTCACCGCCCTGCCGCCGACCCGCAACGCCGACGGCACGCTGACCATCACGTTGCCGATGGGCGATCAGCGCCTGTCCGGCATCGCCTCCGACGACATCGGCCGCAGCGCCTTCGCCATCCTCAAGCGCCCCGACCTCATCGGCCAGACCGTCAGCGTCGCGGGCGACCACCTCACCGGCCACGAGTACGCCGCCGCCCTCACCAAAGCCCTCGGCGAACAGGTCACCTACTACGCCCCGACCTTCGAGGAGTACCGCACCTACCCGTTCCCCATGGCCGTAGAAATGTCCAACATGTTCCAGTTCTACGCCGAGAACCACGACGAGTTCACCGGCAACCGCGACCTGTCGAATGTCCGCGAGCTGAACCCGGCCCTGGAATCGTTCGAAAAGTGGCTGGACCTGCACAAAGCCGACCTGCTGGCCGCCACCAAGTGA
- a CDS encoding MarR family winged helix-turn-helix transcriptional regulator translates to MAPVSKGPWLDDDEQKAWRSYLLMHRTLKAHLERHLQRDFGLSGSDFEILVNLSESESGRMRAFELSRATQWEKSRLSHHLARMEKRGLIRKEACDSRYPEIVVTEEGLAAIKESAPAQAALVRQFFVDVFGPDRLAVLGEVADEIVGTIGTHCDTDCPLEARS, encoded by the coding sequence ATGGCTCCCGTGAGCAAGGGACCGTGGTTGGACGACGACGAGCAGAAGGCGTGGCGCAGCTACCTGCTGATGCATCGGACGCTGAAGGCGCACCTGGAACGGCACCTTCAGCGGGATTTCGGGCTGTCCGGGTCGGACTTCGAGATCCTCGTCAACCTGTCGGAGTCGGAGTCCGGCCGGATGCGCGCGTTCGAGCTCAGCCGGGCGACGCAGTGGGAGAAGAGCCGGCTGTCGCACCACCTCGCCCGGATGGAGAAGCGCGGGCTGATCCGCAAGGAGGCCTGCGACTCGCGGTACCCGGAGATCGTCGTCACCGAGGAAGGCCTGGCGGCGATCAAGGAGTCCGCGCCGGCGCAGGCCGCGCTGGTGCGGCAGTTCTTCGTCGACGTGTTCGGACCCGATCGGCTCGCGGTCCTCGGTGAGGTCGCCGACGAGATCGTCGGCACGATCGGCACGCACTGCGACACCGACTGCCCGCTGGAGGCCCGCTCCTGA
- a CDS encoding FAD:protein FMN transferase, protein MTASRTWNAWSCTVRLTVDDPAVLGAACGELKALMDRVDKAASRFRPDSELSVVNTRAGALVPVSRLLVDLVDVSLVAAQMSGGAVDPTVGSAVIAAGYDADIERVRRRFPQAPEEPTQIAGWQAVRLNRKLALLGVPKECALDLGATAKAWTADRAANVISKRYGCAVLVEIGGDLRAAGTPKKPWVITVAERAGDEGVLVTLAHGGLTTSTRTARRWQTLTGYGHHVIDPRTGRPSEGPYRTASVWAPTAVRANTFSTALIATGEAAVGRLKLSGHPARLIADDGDVTELCGWPTASRAA, encoded by the coding sequence ATGACCGCCTCCCGCACGTGGAACGCGTGGAGTTGTACGGTCCGGCTGACCGTCGACGACCCCGCCGTACTGGGGGCGGCGTGCGGTGAGCTCAAGGCGCTGATGGACCGCGTCGACAAGGCCGCGAGCCGGTTCCGCCCGGACTCCGAGCTGTCGGTCGTCAACACCCGCGCCGGCGCACTCGTACCGGTGTCCCGTCTGCTCGTCGACCTGGTAGACGTCAGCCTGGTCGCGGCCCAGATGAGCGGCGGGGCGGTCGACCCGACGGTCGGCTCGGCGGTGATCGCGGCCGGGTACGACGCGGACATCGAGAGGGTACGGCGGCGCTTCCCGCAGGCGCCGGAGGAGCCGACGCAGATCGCGGGCTGGCAGGCGGTCCGTCTCAACCGGAAGCTGGCGCTGCTAGGTGTTCCGAAGGAGTGCGCTCTCGACCTCGGTGCGACCGCCAAGGCCTGGACCGCCGACCGGGCGGCCAACGTGATCAGCAAGCGCTACGGCTGTGCGGTCCTCGTCGAGATCGGCGGCGACCTGCGGGCAGCGGGTACGCCGAAGAAGCCGTGGGTCATCACCGTCGCGGAGCGTGCCGGTGATGAGGGCGTCCTCGTGACGCTGGCCCACGGTGGCCTGACCACGTCGACCCGGACCGCACGGCGTTGGCAGACGCTGACCGGCTACGGTCACCACGTCATCGACCCGCGGACGGGCCGTCCCTCGGAGGGTCCGTACCGGACCGCCTCCGTGTGGGCGCCGACCGCCGTACGGGCGAACACCTTCAGCACTGCGCTGATCGCCACGGGCGAGGCGGCTGTTGGGCGGCTGAAGCTGTCCGGTCACCCGGCGCGGCTGATCGCCGACGACGGTGACGTCACCGAGTTGTGCGGTTGGCCGACAGCGAGCAGGGCCGCCTGA
- a CDS encoding NADH-ubiquinone oxidoreductase-F iron-sulfur binding region domain-containing protein: MTIIESERHRVIGEARVLAGLDQDLQQHLLTHGPLPDLTRDDYVQLCEAVGLRGRGGAAFPVALKLQDLPARGVEAVVVNGSESEPVSRKDRLLLTRAPHLVLDGAVGLAHALRAPHVLIAVHDAAAATSLRQALMERDDRLAIEVRETPGRFVAGEARAVLSALEGGSAVPPGRRVLPTRKGYHRRPTFLSNVETFAQLAVLARLGSRGFSSTGLISEPGTQLLTIDGAVQRPGVIETPTGVPLDTVLQYVGAEPGPVLLGGYHGRWLSQTDGVMLQRPEVSAGIILALGSSTCPLGEVTRVAEWLRSQSAGQCGPCVFGLASLVDDFARLTVGDPQGWHDAYRHLGLVPGRGACAHPDGVARFLTSALEVFDDDVQLHLSGQGCGRPVLGVLGGTR; encoded by the coding sequence GTGACCATCATCGAAAGCGAGCGACACAGGGTCATCGGTGAGGCCAGAGTGCTGGCCGGACTCGACCAGGACCTCCAGCAACACCTTCTGACGCACGGTCCGCTACCAGATCTGACCCGGGACGACTACGTGCAGCTCTGCGAAGCCGTAGGTCTCAGGGGGCGCGGTGGCGCGGCCTTTCCGGTCGCACTGAAGCTGCAGGACCTCCCAGCTCGCGGTGTGGAAGCTGTGGTGGTTAACGGCTCGGAGAGCGAGCCGGTGAGTCGCAAGGACCGTCTGCTCCTCACTCGGGCGCCACACCTCGTTCTGGACGGCGCAGTTGGTCTCGCGCACGCTCTGCGGGCGCCGCACGTGCTGATCGCCGTACACGACGCTGCCGCAGCCACGTCCCTCCGGCAGGCGCTGATGGAGCGTGACGACCGGCTGGCCATCGAGGTGCGCGAGACCCCGGGCCGGTTCGTCGCAGGTGAGGCCCGAGCGGTGCTGAGCGCGCTCGAAGGAGGTAGTGCTGTCCCACCGGGACGGCGGGTGCTGCCGACGCGGAAGGGGTACCACCGGCGGCCGACCTTCCTGTCGAACGTGGAGACGTTCGCCCAGCTCGCCGTACTCGCGCGGCTCGGGTCCCGCGGGTTCAGCAGTACCGGTCTGATCAGCGAGCCGGGTACGCAGCTCCTGACGATCGACGGGGCGGTCCAACGGCCCGGGGTGATCGAGACACCGACAGGTGTCCCACTGGACACAGTCCTGCAGTACGTCGGTGCAGAACCGGGACCTGTCCTACTGGGTGGGTACCACGGGCGCTGGCTGTCGCAGACCGATGGCGTGATGCTGCAGCGACCTGAGGTATCCGCCGGAATCATCCTGGCGCTCGGCTCCAGCACCTGTCCGCTCGGCGAGGTCACCAGGGTCGCTGAATGGCTGAGGAGTCAGTCAGCCGGCCAGTGCGGGCCCTGCGTCTTCGGACTCGCCTCACTCGTCGACGACTTCGCCCGGCTGACCGTCGGCGACCCGCAGGGGTGGCACGACGCCTATCGGCACCTCGGCCTGGTTCCGGGGCGAGGAGCCTGCGCGCACCCGGACGGGGTTGCGAGGTTCCTCACATCGGCGCTCGAGGTGTTCGACGACGACGTACAGCTGCACCTGTCTGGTCAGGGGTGTGGGCGACCGGTTCTGGGAGTTCTTGGAGGTACCCGATGA
- a CDS encoding ferredoxin, with translation MNKLEIDWTRCDRHGLCAGLMPDDVLLDDWGFPVLRGREITAGELPDARRAVLACPALALRLSSESVS, from the coding sequence ATGAACAAGCTGGAGATCGACTGGACCCGGTGCGACAGGCACGGCTTGTGCGCCGGTCTGATGCCTGATGACGTCCTCCTCGACGACTGGGGGTTCCCGGTTCTCCGGGGCCGCGAAATCACCGCCGGTGAGCTCCCGGACGCGCGCCGCGCAGTCCTCGCCTGCCCAGCACTTGCACTACGCCTCAGTAGTGAGTCTGTGTCCTAG
- a CDS encoding NAD-glutamate dehydrogenase, which yields MQSKLDVQKADVLAKAVAAGTHGHDKSADPGKLKTFLEQYYRHVAAEDVAERQPNDCLGAARHHYKSAMSRPQGTAKVHVFTPTLEDHGWSASGRTVVEIVIDDMPFLVDSASMAITERNLELQLLIHPQFVVRRDMAGTLQEVLDDSTTADGHDLVRESWMHLEIERISDVAEHRALEQDLQKVLNDVRESVEDWPKMHEKAVTIAAGLHAADLPVSESEVEEARELLEWLADEHFTFLGYREYDFTMEGEQGILRGRPGTGLGILRPDPKPGSGKLPPEVSAKAQEQKLLILTKANSRSTVHRSTFLDYVGIKQFDEGGNPVRECRFIGLLSSTAYTESVMQVPVLRRKALELFRLTGFDPNSHSGKGLLDVLETYPRDELLQAPVEDLLPIVQSVLHLQERRAVKLFVRRDVYNRYLSCLVYLPRDRYTTAVRLKMQQILKDAIGAETVTYAAYVTESVLARVHFVVRMKQGETVGEYDSDLLEQQVIEATRAWQDDFTAALHAKGGDGAVTKLSRRYANAFPEAYKEDFDARVAVNDVHVLEGLPSDNGLAMSLYTPLDEEWEGERRFKIFRTGSSLSLSQVLPHLSAMGVEVVDERPYEIRCDDGTMAYIYDFGLRAPEDTEEREELRTLFSDTFQAVWEGKAESDKLNALVLRGSLSWRQVSILRAYQRYIRQGGTPFSQDYIENTFLNHVDVAGLLVQLFETSFDPARGPADDPDRTMRTDQLEKEILAALDTVQSLDEDRILRSYLTVMKATLRTNYFQPGADGKPRSYISLKLEPKAIPDLPQPRPAYEIFVYSPQVEGVHLRFGAVARGGLRWSDRREDFRTEVLGLVKAQMVKNSVIVPVGAKGGFYAKQLPDPAADRDAWLAEGIASYKTFISGLLDITDNIVAGDIVPPAQVVRYDGDDAYLVVAADKGTATFSDIANGVAKEYGFWLGDAFASGGSVGYDHKAMGITARGAWESVKRHFREMGHDCQTEDFTVVGVGDMSGDVFGNGMLLSEHIRLVAAFDHRHIFLDPTPDAASSFPERRRLFELPRSSWADYDRSLISAGGGIFPRTDKAIPVSAEIREALGLEGSPVTLTPAELMNAILKAPVDLFWNGGIGTYVKSSGESNADVGDKANDAIRITGSELRARAVGEGGNLGFTQLGRIEYAAAGGRINTDFIDNVAGVDTSDHEVNIKILLDTVVADGDLTEKQRNDIIASMTDEVGALVLKSNYRQNIALANAAEQAPALMHVHQDWVRRLEKEGLLDRQLEFLPSVTEFKKRKADGRGLTSPELSVLIAYTKIVMEAELLKTSLPDDPFLKHKLASYFPKAIQERFTDQIQGHQLRREIITTQVVNEFVNTSGITAYHRLSLETGGTVEDVVRANLAASRIFGQPELLSHNAELDNVVDAATQTHMRLETRTLVERATRWLVSNRRPPVDIEELIEFFGPGIAKLSAALPDVLRGRELALFEQRREALVQKGVADDFATRIAVLPPAYAGLGIVETASREDIDIFEVAKVHFALGERLQLGRFLERIIGLPRTDRWQTMARAALRDDLHAVHARLTRQVLATTDPSADPEDRVITWQDQNATALARAATMLEEIVETEGPELAHLSVGLRLVRTLIANQA from the coding sequence ATGCAGAGCAAGCTGGACGTCCAGAAGGCGGATGTGCTCGCCAAGGCGGTGGCCGCGGGGACACACGGTCACGACAAGTCGGCCGACCCGGGCAAGCTAAAGACGTTCCTCGAGCAGTACTACCGGCACGTCGCGGCCGAGGACGTCGCCGAGCGCCAGCCGAACGACTGCCTGGGCGCCGCGCGGCACCACTACAAGTCCGCGATGTCCCGCCCGCAGGGTACGGCGAAGGTGCACGTCTTCACGCCGACGCTCGAGGATCACGGCTGGTCCGCGAGCGGCCGGACCGTGGTCGAGATCGTCATCGACGACATGCCGTTCCTGGTGGACAGCGCCTCGATGGCGATCACCGAGCGCAACCTCGAGCTCCAGCTGCTGATCCACCCGCAGTTCGTGGTCCGGCGCGACATGGCCGGCACGCTGCAGGAGGTCCTCGACGACAGCACGACCGCCGACGGGCACGACCTGGTCCGCGAGAGCTGGATGCACCTGGAGATCGAGCGGATCTCCGACGTCGCCGAGCACCGCGCGCTCGAGCAGGACCTGCAGAAGGTGCTGAACGACGTCCGTGAGTCGGTCGAGGACTGGCCGAAGATGCACGAGAAGGCGGTCACCATCGCCGCCGGCCTGCACGCCGCCGACCTGCCGGTCTCCGAGAGCGAGGTGGAGGAGGCCCGCGAGCTGCTGGAGTGGCTGGCCGACGAGCACTTCACCTTCCTGGGCTACCGCGAGTACGACTTCACCATGGAGGGCGAGCAGGGCATCCTGCGCGGCCGCCCGGGGACCGGGCTGGGCATCCTCCGCCCGGACCCGAAGCCGGGTTCCGGCAAGCTGCCGCCGGAGGTGAGCGCCAAGGCGCAGGAGCAGAAACTGCTGATCCTCACCAAGGCGAACTCGCGCTCCACGGTGCACAGGTCGACCTTCCTGGACTACGTCGGCATCAAGCAGTTCGACGAGGGCGGCAACCCGGTCCGCGAGTGCCGGTTCATCGGTCTGCTGTCGTCGACGGCGTACACCGAGAGCGTCATGCAGGTGCCGGTGCTGCGGCGCAAGGCGCTGGAGCTGTTCCGTCTGACCGGCTTCGACCCGAACAGCCACAGCGGCAAGGGTCTGCTCGACGTACTGGAGACCTACCCGCGCGACGAGCTGCTGCAGGCACCTGTGGAGGACCTGCTGCCGATCGTGCAGTCAGTGCTGCACCTGCAGGAGCGGCGCGCGGTCAAGCTGTTCGTACGGCGTGACGTCTACAACCGGTACCTGTCCTGCCTGGTGTACCTGCCCCGTGACCGCTACACGACTGCGGTCCGGCTGAAGATGCAGCAGATCCTGAAGGACGCGATCGGCGCCGAGACAGTCACGTACGCCGCCTACGTCACCGAGTCCGTGCTGGCCCGCGTGCACTTCGTGGTGCGGATGAAGCAGGGCGAGACGGTCGGCGAGTACGACTCGGATCTGCTGGAGCAGCAGGTCATCGAGGCGACCCGGGCGTGGCAGGACGACTTCACCGCGGCGCTGCACGCAAAGGGCGGCGACGGTGCGGTCACCAAGCTGTCGCGCCGGTACGCCAACGCGTTCCCGGAGGCGTACAAGGAGGACTTCGACGCGCGCGTCGCGGTCAACGACGTACACGTCCTGGAGGGGCTGCCGTCCGACAACGGGCTGGCCATGTCGCTCTACACCCCGCTCGACGAGGAGTGGGAGGGCGAACGGCGCTTCAAGATCTTCCGCACCGGGTCGTCGTTGTCCCTGTCGCAGGTGCTGCCGCACTTGAGCGCGATGGGCGTGGAGGTCGTCGACGAGCGCCCGTACGAGATCCGCTGCGACGACGGCACGATGGCCTACATCTACGACTTCGGCCTGAGGGCACCGGAGGACACCGAGGAGCGCGAGGAACTGCGCACCCTGTTCTCCGACACGTTCCAGGCCGTCTGGGAGGGCAAGGCCGAGTCCGACAAGCTGAACGCGCTGGTGCTGCGCGGCAGCCTCAGCTGGCGACAGGTGTCGATTCTGCGCGCGTACCAGCGCTACATCCGCCAGGGCGGCACGCCGTTCAGCCAGGACTACATCGAGAACACCTTCCTGAACCACGTGGACGTTGCGGGCCTGCTGGTACAGCTGTTCGAGACCAGCTTCGACCCGGCGCGCGGACCGGCCGACGACCCGGACCGGACGATGCGCACGGACCAGCTGGAGAAGGAGATCCTGGCCGCGCTGGACACGGTGCAGAGCCTCGACGAGGACCGCATCCTGCGTTCGTACCTGACGGTCATGAAGGCGACGCTGCGGACCAACTACTTCCAGCCGGGCGCCGACGGGAAGCCGCGGTCGTACATCTCGCTGAAGCTGGAGCCGAAGGCGATCCCGGACCTGCCGCAGCCGCGGCCGGCGTACGAGATCTTCGTGTACTCGCCGCAGGTCGAAGGTGTGCACCTGCGGTTCGGCGCGGTCGCGCGTGGCGGGCTGCGCTGGTCGGACCGGCGGGAGGACTTCCGGACCGAGGTGCTCGGCCTGGTGAAGGCGCAGATGGTGAAGAACTCGGTGATCGTGCCGGTCGGCGCGAAGGGCGGGTTCTACGCCAAGCAGCTGCCCGACCCGGCCGCGGACCGGGACGCCTGGCTGGCCGAAGGCATCGCGTCGTACAAGACCTTCATCTCCGGGCTGCTCGACATCACCGACAACATCGTTGCCGGTGACATCGTTCCGCCGGCGCAGGTGGTCCGGTACGACGGCGACGACGCCTACCTGGTCGTCGCGGCGGACAAGGGTACGGCGACGTTCTCGGACATCGCGAACGGTGTCGCCAAGGAGTACGGGTTCTGGCTCGGTGACGCGTTCGCGTCCGGCGGCTCGGTCGGGTACGACCACAAGGCGATGGGCATCACCGCCCGCGGTGCGTGGGAGTCGGTCAAGCGGCACTTCCGCGAGATGGGGCACGACTGCCAGACCGAGGACTTCACGGTCGTCGGCGTCGGCGACATGTCCGGTGACGTGTTCGGCAACGGGATGCTGCTGTCCGAGCACATCCGGCTGGTCGCCGCGTTCGACCACCGGCACATCTTCCTCGACCCGACGCCCGACGCGGCCTCGTCCTTCCCCGAGCGGCGGCGGCTGTTCGAGCTGCCGCGGTCGTCGTGGGCGGACTACGACAGGTCGCTGATCTCCGCCGGCGGCGGTATCTTCCCGCGGACGGACAAGGCGATCCCGGTCTCGGCCGAGATTCGCGAGGCGCTCGGCCTCGAGGGCTCGCCGGTGACGTTGACGCCGGCCGAGTTGATGAACGCGATTCTCAAGGCGCCGGTCGACCTGTTCTGGAACGGCGGCATCGGCACGTACGTGAAGTCGTCGGGTGAGTCGAACGCGGACGTCGGCGACAAGGCGAACGACGCGATCCGGATCACCGGCTCCGAGCTGCGCGCCCGCGCGGTCGGTGAGGGCGGCAACCTCGGCTTCACCCAGCTCGGCCGGATCGAGTACGCCGCGGCCGGCGGCCGGATCAACACCGACTTCATCGACAACGTGGCCGGTGTGGACACCTCCGACCACGAGGTGAACATCAAGATCCTGCTGGACACGGTGGTCGCGGACGGCGATCTCACCGAGAAGCAGCGCAACGACATCATCGCGTCGATGACCGACGAGGTCGGGGCGCTGGTGCTGAAGAGCAACTACCGGCAGAACATCGCCCTGGCGAACGCGGCCGAGCAGGCGCCGGCGCTGATGCACGTCCACCAGGACTGGGTCCGGCGGCTCGAGAAGGAAGGGCTGCTGGACCGGCAGCTGGAGTTCCTGCCCAGCGTCACCGAGTTCAAGAAGCGCAAGGCCGACGGGCGTGGGCTGACGTCGCCGGAGCTGTCGGTGCTGATCGCCTACACCAAGATCGTCATGGAAGCCGAGCTGCTCAAGACGTCGCTGCCGGACGACCCGTTCCTCAAGCACAAGCTCGCCAGCTACTTCCCGAAGGCGATCCAGGAGCGGTTCACCGACCAGATCCAGGGTCACCAGCTGCGCCGCGAGATCATCACGACGCAGGTGGTCAACGAGTTCGTGAACACGTCCGGCATCACGGCGTACCACCGGCTCTCGCTGGAGACCGGCGGGACCGTCGAGGACGTGGTCCGGGCGAACCTGGCCGCGTCCCGGATCTTCGGGCAGCCCGAACTGCTGTCCCACAACGCCGAGCTCGACAACGTGGTCGACGCCGCGACGCAGACGCACATGCGGCTGGAGACGCGGACGCTGGTCGAGCGGGCCACCCGTTGGCTGGTCAGCAACCGGCGGCCTCCGGTCGACATCGAGGAGCTGATCGAGTTCTTCGGTCCGGGGATCGCGAAGCTGTCGGCGGCGTTGCCCGACGTACTGCGTGGTCGTGAGCTGGCGCTGTTCGAGCAGCGGCGCGAAGCCCTCGTGCAGAAGGGGGTTGCGGACGACTTCGCGACCCGGATCGCGGTGCTGCCGCCGGCGTACGCCGGTCTCGGGATCGTGGAGACTGCGTCCCGCGAGGACATCGACATCTTCGAGGTCGCCAAGGTGCACTTCGCCCTCGGTGAGCGCCTGCAGCTGGGCCGCTTCCTGGAGCGGATCATCGGCCTGCCGCGCACCGACCGCTGGCAGACCATGGCCCGCGCCGCCCTGCGCGACGACCTGCACGCCGTGCACGCCCGCCTCACCCGGCAGGTCCTCGCCACCACCGACCCGTCGGCCGACCCCGAAGACCGCGTCATCACCTGGCAGGACCAGAACGCCACCGCGCTGGCCCGAGCCGCCACCATGCTGGAGGAGATCGTCGAAACCGAAGGCCCCGAACTGGCTCACCTGTCCGTTGGCCTCCGTCTGGTCCGAACCCTGATCGCCAACCAGGCCTAA
- a CDS encoding GntR family transcriptional regulator, with product MNAALPIRLDRSSPVPLYHQLAEQLTAAITDGRLRPGDPFENEIGMSDRLSLSRPTVRRAISELVNQGLLVRRRGIGTTVANQMVHRKAELTSLYDDLAREGRTPRTEVLALDCAAQDDRAAAVLEVPPGTPLVAIVRLRYADDLPLAIMRNWLPPALNDLTLDELTKDGLYAVLRARGIRPTVARQRIGARNATAEERRTLHMSKAEPLITMTRSAYAADGSPVEYGNHCYRADQYSVDVVVSER from the coding sequence ATGAATGCTGCCCTGCCGATCCGGCTCGATCGGAGCAGCCCGGTGCCGCTGTACCACCAGCTGGCCGAGCAGCTGACTGCCGCCATCACGGACGGCCGGCTGCGTCCGGGCGACCCGTTCGAGAACGAGATCGGCATGTCCGACCGGCTGAGCCTGTCCCGTCCGACGGTCCGGCGGGCGATCTCCGAACTGGTCAACCAGGGCCTGCTGGTCCGCCGCCGAGGCATCGGCACCACGGTCGCGAACCAGATGGTGCACCGCAAGGCCGAACTGACCAGCCTGTACGACGACCTCGCCCGCGAGGGCCGGACGCCGCGGACCGAGGTGCTCGCGCTGGACTGCGCGGCGCAGGACGACCGCGCCGCCGCCGTACTCGAGGTCCCGCCCGGCACCCCGCTGGTCGCGATCGTCCGCCTCCGGTACGCCGACGACCTGCCGCTCGCGATCATGCGCAACTGGCTGCCGCCGGCCCTGAACGACCTCACGTTGGACGAGCTCACGAAGGACGGGCTGTACGCCGTACTGCGGGCCCGCGGTATCCGGCCGACGGTCGCGCGGCAGCGCATCGGCGCCCGCAACGCGACCGCCGAGGAACGCCGTACCCTGCACATGTCGAAGGCGGAGCCGCTCATCACCATGACCCGCTCCGCCTACGCCGCCGACGGCTCCCCCGTCGAATACGGAAACCACTGCTACCGCGCCGACCAGTACTCCGTCGACGTGGTCGTGTCCGAACGCTAG